Proteins from a genomic interval of Acanthopagrus latus isolate v.2019 chromosome 7, fAcaLat1.1, whole genome shotgun sequence:
- the LOC119022830 gene encoding uncharacterized protein LOC119022830 — MSSAPPTFLRHPPPVVRREFHPGRARARRLLVVESLNTPPPYATVSHSPHHTRSNSVYNFQAPMVEVAGSEGRVQLVYRPWTYSDMKDAAASLPDVRNGGAEFAVQLITFCRQFKPTTAELQRLLMVQMGTTWARVAGDYPVEDIRVENSDWASNDNLVYKDVIGGLCHRIRQTFPLKLDMGKISACKQRDDELLADYLVRLQATPHTVASQSPESWEVSMKSLPGRPSYGTAS, encoded by the coding sequence ATGTCCTCCGCGCCGCCCACCTTCCTACGACACCCACCACCCGTCGTACGGCGAGAATTCCACCCAGGGCGGGCCAGAGCGAGGCGATTGCTGGTGGTTGAGAGCctaaacacaccaccaccataTGCCACCGTCAGCCACAGCCCTCACCACACACGGAGCAACTCTGTGTACAACTTCCAGGCTCCCATGGTGGAGGTGGCGGGGAGTGAGGGTCGAGTGCAGCTGGTTTATAGGCCTTGGACGTACAGTGACATGAAGGACGCTGCCGCATCGCTTCCAGACGTCCGCAATGGGGGAGCGGAGTTTGCGGTTCAGCTCATAACGTTTTGCCGACAGTTCAAGCCCACCACTGCTGAACTGCAACGCCTGCTGATGGTTCAGATGGGTACAACGTGGGCCCGAGTTGCGGGCGACTACCCCGTGGAGGACATTAGGGTAGAGAACTCTGACTGGGCCAGCAACGACAATTTGGTATACAAAGACGTCATTGGGGGACTATGtcacagaatcagacagaccTTCCCTCTGAAATTAGACATGGGGAAGATTTCTGCCTGCAAACAACGCGACGATGAACTCTTAGCGGACTATCTGGTCAGGCTGCAggccacaccacacacagtggCCTCGCAAAGCCCTGAGTCATGGGAGGTATCCATGAAGTCACTCCCTGGGAGGCCCAGCTACGGGACCGCTTCATGA